Proteins found in one Asterias rubens chromosome 12, eAstRub1.3, whole genome shotgun sequence genomic segment:
- the LOC117297441 gene encoding beta-1,3-galactosyltransferase 5-like, whose protein sequence is MPCVNARRMQVIFLKILSSSAAIVATFMTLSTLLMMNLLNSSPHQHNLHNEDYISTSSRRIKTVPNSFEEQTQNAFDALTVTVWNPKSYGRSSVPSPSCKPGLTLMIMVTSAPNHYERRKAIRETWGKDWVDPNNTEWRTVFMVGRTTNPTQQLSLEKESQEHGDLLMGNYIDSYKNLTIKVQHGMSWSLETCQPQYLLKTDDDCFVNSKLFTKFLNAQNKKRTKLYAGYAVKNLNVIRDKRSKWYVSRETYQPSEFPVYASGAGYVISHDVLQSMVTAAKFLPAFAAEDAFTGLLAESANVPLLDSARFALNNMNWRLCNYLYLLVVHGVTPEQQVLGFRYSVECHMKCNSQAEASDWN, encoded by the coding sequence ATGCCGTGCGTCAACGCCAGAAGAATGCAGGTgatatttctcaaaatactgAGCTCATCAGCGGCCATAGTGGCTACTTTCATGACGCTCAGTACGTTACTTATGATGAACCTTCTAAATAGCAGTCCACATCAGCATAACTTACACAATGAAGACTACATCTCAACTTCAAGTCGTCGCATCAAGACAGTTCCAAATAGTTTCGAGGAGCAAACGCAGAATGCATTTGATGCTCTCACCGTGACTGTCTGGAATCCGAAGAGTTATGGGAGAAGTTCCGTACCATCGCCCTCCTGTAAACCCGGCCTGACCCTTATGATTATGGTCACGTCGGCTCCAAATCATTACGAGAGAAGAAAGGCCATCAGGGAGACGTGGGGAAAGGATTGGGTTGATCCCAACAACACTGAATGGAGAACGGTGTTCATGGTTGGCCGGACCACAAACCCAACCCAACAACTCTCACTGGAGAAAGAGAGCCAGGAGCACGGAGATTTACTGATGGGGAACTACATTGACAGCTACAAAAACCTAACCATTAAAGTTCAGCATGGAATGAGTTGGTCCTTAGAAACTTGCCAGCCGCAATATTTACTCAAAACGGACGACGACTGCTTTGTTAATTCCAAgcttttcacaaagtttttaaatGCGCAAAATAAAAAACGAACAAAGCTCTATGCAGGGTATGCTGTGAAGAACCTGAATGTTATCCGAGACAAACGGAGCAAATGGTACGTCTCCCGAGAAACTTATCAACCATCTGAGTTTCCCGTCTATGCCAGTGGAGCTGGTTATGTTATCTCACATGATGTCCTCCAGTCAATGGTAACTGCAGCTAAATTCCTCCCAGCATTCGCAGCTGAAGATGCCTTTACAGGTCTACTCGCAGAATCGGCTAACGTCCCACTGTTAGACTCTGCCCGTTTTGCCTTAAACAACATGAACTGGAGACTGTGCAACTACCTTTATTTACTGGTCGTTCACGGCGTCACACCTGAGCAGCAGGTTCTAGGATTCCGTTATTCTGTGGAGTGCCACATGAAATGTAACAGTCAGGCGGAGGCGTCAGATTGGAACTGA